A single genomic interval of Nerophis ophidion isolate RoL-2023_Sa linkage group LG11, RoL_Noph_v1.0, whole genome shotgun sequence harbors:
- the LOC133561982 gene encoding G patch domain-containing protein 8 isoform X2 — protein sequence MCPEPRGFPGMACSACYYLVISSTHLSNGHFRRVKGVFRGPLCTTAACDSPERAERALGCSAEDLKSLFYCELCDKQYLRHQEFDNHINSYDHAHKQRLKELKQREFARNVASKSWKDQRKQEKALRRLHQQARLQQERQRIQGRTYELKSAVRLVSQQLQHHKHQDRGMEHKACSPADKCEAFKHTQRPPAKQDRTSLLSHQRVNPCRPPSQIPLASPTESRLITHPESNTDRPAVNQQPLAGYQLPLEGRGRAGGRRGVSFCFSRRGPRLEPSASVFSDQEEEERERREQMKQRIKGILEDLDREIDSVGQSKMGAKEGTEIRDTVKDNHSNDGSHADKQELGVGESVHTSVLSKDGATCVPWPVRLLKFTKSQPCISYSCNPNCIKRAQTPAEEEHAQNLHQPRGPSDASNSCESAILTPDTHYCLQKEESLAREAKEAEENVKEEAHLFVEKKKLPSSGEGSEGASRMLSIEHRVKAASFPFDPTCSDSSNTKTQTPPGDRLVGATGIGERAITALSCKLESVTKLDTHGICIRPSRCENESETMSERASAPHLHGCIIRKKSKSQSIIKKLGKRKEGGRDTNRQQSVRCKVKSVVSAVFNGSDRRAETRGGCGEEREVWLERGRVWRAGSSFLPGRSEAEPVYVSVSNRRPHRSHSLGSQRLASGDQGEHLHVSSQLSRGCNSKLFWESGHHSNPRSFIDCSYPDNSCGSSPARKRKLLHGDRRFIHRNQNSWRRFEETDRGRQVGSKYRDLFSDTEQWECHGEESRWGWRNRAFGWDWGNRASPSPRGGHRTGRRLSTEDMDWDRWTLGSCDSWEDRRTRRSTSGSRTGPDSRWSPSCKWGSSRSHFRYFSSPECWTSRRTYSPDKKSSHSSRSCSPCSSINVSELSWDWSKSSTCSEMTCGMTPVSSQLPNKARMHSGSESPSQNSVSALIPDPNTHNSDSNMSQFEDNHGRNSVSVTTDTIIPCQSDPVPQKPIKTLLLPLIGKLPAIQRKARRRREQLERGQEKDCEDMLNPKLNVGHPIVLASSMPNMCAEQIRTEGKDTGRETAKPISFTAEEMDKYRLLQEQAREHMQKVLEQSEEKAEVHVNLTCTTQEDDSGTSEERCIPASSLKLPQNHHHSIQTGPVLQERLLHMNPQEDLIQHLAVGVPNLPHLALTPPLASLHHFLLQHANFSNATSPSDIHPAQLTHSLGFPHHLQPSAFPLSSLFPSILLAHHPIPLLPPLPPPPAAAFPANHLSTLVPQPFMDRAWPLRFQQKAL from the exons AGGCTGAAGGAACTCAAGCAGCGGGAGTTTGCTCGCAACGTAGCCTCAAAGTCATGGAAGGACCAACGCAAGCAGGAGAAGGCTCTCAGACGCCTGCACCAGCAGGCACGGCTGCAGCAGGAGAGGCAGCG AATCCAAGGAAGGACATACGAGCTAAAAAGTGCTGTGAGGCTGGTTAGCCAGCAGCTGCAGCATCATAAGCATCAAGACAGAGGCATGGAGCACAAAGCCTGCAGCCCAGCGGACAAATGTGAAGCattcaaacacacacagaggCCCCCAGCCAAACAAGACAGAACATCTCTACTGAGCCACCAACGAGTAAATCCATGCCGGCCTCCCTCCCAAATACCGCTGGCCTCTCCAACTGAGTCTCGGCTAATCACTCATCCAGAGTCCAATACAGACCGTCCTGCAGTGAATCAGCAGCCTCTTGCGGGATACCAGCTGCCTTTGGAGGGGCGGGGGCGAGCCGGAGGCAGGCGTGGGGTGTCCTTCTGTTTCTCGCGTAGGGGTCCTCGGCTGGAGCCCTCCGCCTCCGTCTTCTCTGaccaggaagaggaggagagagAGAGGAGGGAGCAAATGAAACAGCGGATCAAGGGAATACTAGAGGATCTAGACAGGGAAATTGATAGTGTTGGACAAAGCAAAATGGGAGCTAAAGAAGGCACTGAAATAAGGGACACGGTGAAAGATAATCACAGTAATGATGGGAGTCATGCGGATAAGCAGGAATTAGGAGTCGGTGAAAGTGTGCACACGTCCGTCTTAAGTAAAGATGGCGCCACTTGTGTACCATGGCCTGTCCGTTTACTTAAATTCACCAAGTCTCAGCCGTGCATCTCTTACAGCTGCAACCCTAACTGTATTAAGAGAGCCCAAACCCCGGCAGAAGAAGAACATGCACAAAATCTGCATCAACCGCGTGGTCCGTCGGATGCATCAAACTCATGCGAGTCTGCTATTCTTACACCTGACACTCACTACTGTTTACAAAAAGAGGAAAGCCTCGCACGCGAAGCGAAAGAAGCTGAGGAGAATGTCAAAGAAGAAGCACACCTGTTTGTTGAGAAAAAAAAGCTTCCATCGTCAGGGGAAGGATCAGAAGGAGCGTCACGCATGCTAAGTATAGAGCATCGTGTGAAGGCTGCCTCCTTTCCATTTGACCCCACTTGTAGTGACAGCTCTAACACAAAAACTCAGACTCCTCCGGGAGACAGATTAGTAGGCGCAACAGGGATCGGGGAGAGAGCCATCACAGCCCTAAGCTGTAAATTAGAATCTGTCACCAAGCTTGACACACACGGGATATGCATCAGACCGTCCAGGTGTGAGAACGAGAGTGAGACCATGTCGGAGCGTGCCAGCGCACCTCATCTACACGGGTGTATCATACGCAAAAAGAGCAAAAGTCAAAGCATCATAAAGAAGCTAGGGAAGAGAAAGGAGGGGGGAAGGGACACAAATAGGCAACAATCAGTAAGGTGTAAAGTAAAGAGTGTCGTCTCTGCGGTCTTCAATGGCAGTGACAGACGAGCGGAGACTAGAGGGGGGTGTGGGGAGGAAAGGGAGGTTTGGTTGGAAAGAGGAAGGGTATGGAGAGCTGGGAGCAGCTTTCTCCCGGGGAGATCTGAGGCCGAGCCAGTTTACGTGTCTGTTAGTAATAGGAGGCCTCACAGGAGCCACAGCTTGGGATCGCAGCGCCTGGCAAGCGGAGACCAAGGTGAACACCTCCACGTCTCCTCCCAGCTCTCCAGAG GATGCAACTCAAAGCTGTTTTGGGAATCAGGTCACCATAGCAACCCCAGGAGTTTCATTGACTGCAGTTACCCTGACAACAGTTGTGGTAGCAGCCCGGCAAGAAAGAGAAAACTCCTCCACGGGGACAGGAGATTCATTCACAGAAACCAAAATAGTTGGAGACGTTTTGAAGAGACGGACAGGGGAAGGCAAGTTGGTTCTAAATACAGAGATTTGTTCTCAGATACAGAACAGTGGGAGTGTCATGGGGAGGAGTCTAGATGGGGATGGAGAAACAGAGCATTTGGGTGGGATTGGGGCAACAGGGCCAGCCCAAGTCCAAGAGGCGGGCACAGGACAGGCAGGAGGTTAAGCACAGAAGACATGGATTGGGATAGGTGGACATTAGGCAGCTGTGACAGCTGGGAAGACAGGCGGACACGCAGGTCCACCTCAGGCTCCAGGACAGGCCCTGACAGCAGATGGAGCCCCAGCTGTAAGTGGGGGTCTTCCCGCTCCCACTTTAGGTACTTTTCCAGTCCTGAATGTTGGACAAGTAGGCGGACATACAGCCCAGATAAAAAGTCCAGTCACAGTTCCCGCTCCTGCAGCCCATGTAGCAGCATCAACGTCTCTGAGCTTAGCTGGGACTGGAGCAAGAGCAGCACATGTTCAGAAATGACTTGTGGGATGACCCCCGTCTCATCCCAGTTACCAAATAAGGCAAGGATGCACAGTGGCTCCGAATCTCCCTCCCAAAACTCAGTATCAGCTCTAATCCCAGACCCCAACACCCACAACAGTGACAGCAATATGTCCCAGTTTGAAGACAATCATGGTAGAAATTCTGTCTCCGTGACCACAGACACAATCATCCCATGCCAAAGTGATCCCGTACCCCAAAAACCAATAAAGACTTTGCTTCTCCCCCTCATTGGGAAACTCCCTGCAATCCAGAGAAAGGCTCGAAGGAGAAGAGAACAGTTGGAGAGGGGTCAGGAAAAGGATTGTGAGGACATGTTAAATCCAAAATTGAACGTTGGACATCCTATTGTCTTGGCAAGCAGTATGCCAAATATGTGTGCAGAGCAGATCAGGACTGAAGGCAAGGACACGGGTAGAGAGACCGCTAAGCCAATCAGCTTTACTGCAGAGGAGATGGACAAGTATCGCCTCTTGCAGGAGCAAGCGAGGGAGCACATGCAGAAAGTTCTGGAACAAAGCGAAGAGAAAGCAGAGGTTCACGTGAACTTGACATGCACCACCCAGGAGGACGACAGTGGGACTTCAGAGGAAAGGTGCATACCCGCATCTTCCCTCAAGCTTCCACAGAATCATCATCACTCGATACAAACAGGTCCGGTCCTCCAAGAGAGGCTCCTGCACATGAACCCCCAGGAGGACTTGATTCAGCATTTAGCTGTGGGTGTCCCCAACCTTCCCCACCTTGCATTGACTCCACCTTTAGCAAGCCTCCATCATTTTCTTTTGCAACACGCCAACTTCTCAAATGCAACCTCCCCTTCTGACATCCACCCAGCTCAGCTCACTCACTCCCTGGGCTTCCCTCATCACCTTCAGCCTTCTGCCTTCCCGCTCTCTTCACTGTTTCCCTCCATCCTTCTTGCTCATCACCCCATCCCTCtcctccctcctcttcctcctcctccagcgGCCGCCTTTCCCGCAAACCATCTCTCCACACTTGTGCCGCAGCCTTTCATGGACAGAGCATGGCCACTGAGGTTCCAACAGAAAGCCTTGTGA
- the LOC133561982 gene encoding G patch domain-containing protein 8 isoform X1 has protein sequence MCPEPRGFPGMACSACYYLVISSTHLSNGHFRRVKGVFRGPLCTTAACDSPERAERALGCSAEDLKSLFYCELCDKQYLRHQEFDNHINSYDHAHKQRLKELKQREFARNVASKSWKDQRKQEKALRRLHQQARLQQERQRIQGRTYELKSAVRLVSQQLQHHKHQDRGMEHKACSPADKCEAFKHTQRPPAKQDRTSLLSHQRVNPCRPPSQIPLASPTESRLITHPESNTDRPAVNQQPLAGYQLPLEGRGRAGGRRGVSFCFSRRGPRLEPSASVFSDQEEEERERREQMKQRIKGILEDLDREIDSVGQSKMGAKEGTEIRDTVKDNHSNDGSHADKQELGVGESVHTSVLSKDGATCVPWPVRLLKFTKSQPCISYSCNPNCIKRAQTPAEEEHAQNLHQPRGPSDASNSCESAILTPDTHYCLQKEESLAREAKEAEENVKEEAHLFVEKKKLPSSGEGSEGASRMLSIEHRVKAASFPFDPTCSDSSNTKTQTPPGDRLVGATGIGERAITALSCKLESVTKLDTHGICIRPSRCENESETMSERASAPHLHGCIIRKKSKSQSIIKKLGKRKEGGRDTNRQQSVRCKVKSVVSAVFNGSDRRAETRGGCGEEREVWLERGRVWRAGSSFLPGRSEAEPVYVSVSNRRPHRSHSLGSQRLASGDQGEHLHVSSQLSRGTPAVEREDALRGSHCSLHSFSPGCNSKLFWESGHHSNPRSFIDCSYPDNSCGSSPARKRKLLHGDRRFIHRNQNSWRRFEETDRGRQVGSKYRDLFSDTEQWECHGEESRWGWRNRAFGWDWGNRASPSPRGGHRTGRRLSTEDMDWDRWTLGSCDSWEDRRTRRSTSGSRTGPDSRWSPSCKWGSSRSHFRYFSSPECWTSRRTYSPDKKSSHSSRSCSPCSSINVSELSWDWSKSSTCSEMTCGMTPVSSQLPNKARMHSGSESPSQNSVSALIPDPNTHNSDSNMSQFEDNHGRNSVSVTTDTIIPCQSDPVPQKPIKTLLLPLIGKLPAIQRKARRRREQLERGQEKDCEDMLNPKLNVGHPIVLASSMPNMCAEQIRTEGKDTGRETAKPISFTAEEMDKYRLLQEQAREHMQKVLEQSEEKAEVHVNLTCTTQEDDSGTSEERCIPASSLKLPQNHHHSIQTGPVLQERLLHMNPQEDLIQHLAVGVPNLPHLALTPPLASLHHFLLQHANFSNATSPSDIHPAQLTHSLGFPHHLQPSAFPLSSLFPSILLAHHPIPLLPPLPPPPAAAFPANHLSTLVPQPFMDRAWPLRFQQKAL, from the exons AGGCTGAAGGAACTCAAGCAGCGGGAGTTTGCTCGCAACGTAGCCTCAAAGTCATGGAAGGACCAACGCAAGCAGGAGAAGGCTCTCAGACGCCTGCACCAGCAGGCACGGCTGCAGCAGGAGAGGCAGCG AATCCAAGGAAGGACATACGAGCTAAAAAGTGCTGTGAGGCTGGTTAGCCAGCAGCTGCAGCATCATAAGCATCAAGACAGAGGCATGGAGCACAAAGCCTGCAGCCCAGCGGACAAATGTGAAGCattcaaacacacacagaggCCCCCAGCCAAACAAGACAGAACATCTCTACTGAGCCACCAACGAGTAAATCCATGCCGGCCTCCCTCCCAAATACCGCTGGCCTCTCCAACTGAGTCTCGGCTAATCACTCATCCAGAGTCCAATACAGACCGTCCTGCAGTGAATCAGCAGCCTCTTGCGGGATACCAGCTGCCTTTGGAGGGGCGGGGGCGAGCCGGAGGCAGGCGTGGGGTGTCCTTCTGTTTCTCGCGTAGGGGTCCTCGGCTGGAGCCCTCCGCCTCCGTCTTCTCTGaccaggaagaggaggagagagAGAGGAGGGAGCAAATGAAACAGCGGATCAAGGGAATACTAGAGGATCTAGACAGGGAAATTGATAGTGTTGGACAAAGCAAAATGGGAGCTAAAGAAGGCACTGAAATAAGGGACACGGTGAAAGATAATCACAGTAATGATGGGAGTCATGCGGATAAGCAGGAATTAGGAGTCGGTGAAAGTGTGCACACGTCCGTCTTAAGTAAAGATGGCGCCACTTGTGTACCATGGCCTGTCCGTTTACTTAAATTCACCAAGTCTCAGCCGTGCATCTCTTACAGCTGCAACCCTAACTGTATTAAGAGAGCCCAAACCCCGGCAGAAGAAGAACATGCACAAAATCTGCATCAACCGCGTGGTCCGTCGGATGCATCAAACTCATGCGAGTCTGCTATTCTTACACCTGACACTCACTACTGTTTACAAAAAGAGGAAAGCCTCGCACGCGAAGCGAAAGAAGCTGAGGAGAATGTCAAAGAAGAAGCACACCTGTTTGTTGAGAAAAAAAAGCTTCCATCGTCAGGGGAAGGATCAGAAGGAGCGTCACGCATGCTAAGTATAGAGCATCGTGTGAAGGCTGCCTCCTTTCCATTTGACCCCACTTGTAGTGACAGCTCTAACACAAAAACTCAGACTCCTCCGGGAGACAGATTAGTAGGCGCAACAGGGATCGGGGAGAGAGCCATCACAGCCCTAAGCTGTAAATTAGAATCTGTCACCAAGCTTGACACACACGGGATATGCATCAGACCGTCCAGGTGTGAGAACGAGAGTGAGACCATGTCGGAGCGTGCCAGCGCACCTCATCTACACGGGTGTATCATACGCAAAAAGAGCAAAAGTCAAAGCATCATAAAGAAGCTAGGGAAGAGAAAGGAGGGGGGAAGGGACACAAATAGGCAACAATCAGTAAGGTGTAAAGTAAAGAGTGTCGTCTCTGCGGTCTTCAATGGCAGTGACAGACGAGCGGAGACTAGAGGGGGGTGTGGGGAGGAAAGGGAGGTTTGGTTGGAAAGAGGAAGGGTATGGAGAGCTGGGAGCAGCTTTCTCCCGGGGAGATCTGAGGCCGAGCCAGTTTACGTGTCTGTTAGTAATAGGAGGCCTCACAGGAGCCACAGCTTGGGATCGCAGCGCCTGGCAAGCGGAGACCAAGGTGAACACCTCCACGTCTCCTCCCAGCTCTCCAGAGGTACGCCTGCCGTGGAGCGGGAGGATGCTCTGCGGGGATCTCACTGCTCCTTACACTCTTTCTCCCCAGGATGCAACTCAAAGCTGTTTTGGGAATCAGGTCACCATAGCAACCCCAGGAGTTTCATTGACTGCAGTTACCCTGACAACAGTTGTGGTAGCAGCCCGGCAAGAAAGAGAAAACTCCTCCACGGGGACAGGAGATTCATTCACAGAAACCAAAATAGTTGGAGACGTTTTGAAGAGACGGACAGGGGAAGGCAAGTTGGTTCTAAATACAGAGATTTGTTCTCAGATACAGAACAGTGGGAGTGTCATGGGGAGGAGTCTAGATGGGGATGGAGAAACAGAGCATTTGGGTGGGATTGGGGCAACAGGGCCAGCCCAAGTCCAAGAGGCGGGCACAGGACAGGCAGGAGGTTAAGCACAGAAGACATGGATTGGGATAGGTGGACATTAGGCAGCTGTGACAGCTGGGAAGACAGGCGGACACGCAGGTCCACCTCAGGCTCCAGGACAGGCCCTGACAGCAGATGGAGCCCCAGCTGTAAGTGGGGGTCTTCCCGCTCCCACTTTAGGTACTTTTCCAGTCCTGAATGTTGGACAAGTAGGCGGACATACAGCCCAGATAAAAAGTCCAGTCACAGTTCCCGCTCCTGCAGCCCATGTAGCAGCATCAACGTCTCTGAGCTTAGCTGGGACTGGAGCAAGAGCAGCACATGTTCAGAAATGACTTGTGGGATGACCCCCGTCTCATCCCAGTTACCAAATAAGGCAAGGATGCACAGTGGCTCCGAATCTCCCTCCCAAAACTCAGTATCAGCTCTAATCCCAGACCCCAACACCCACAACAGTGACAGCAATATGTCCCAGTTTGAAGACAATCATGGTAGAAATTCTGTCTCCGTGACCACAGACACAATCATCCCATGCCAAAGTGATCCCGTACCCCAAAAACCAATAAAGACTTTGCTTCTCCCCCTCATTGGGAAACTCCCTGCAATCCAGAGAAAGGCTCGAAGGAGAAGAGAACAGTTGGAGAGGGGTCAGGAAAAGGATTGTGAGGACATGTTAAATCCAAAATTGAACGTTGGACATCCTATTGTCTTGGCAAGCAGTATGCCAAATATGTGTGCAGAGCAGATCAGGACTGAAGGCAAGGACACGGGTAGAGAGACCGCTAAGCCAATCAGCTTTACTGCAGAGGAGATGGACAAGTATCGCCTCTTGCAGGAGCAAGCGAGGGAGCACATGCAGAAAGTTCTGGAACAAAGCGAAGAGAAAGCAGAGGTTCACGTGAACTTGACATGCACCACCCAGGAGGACGACAGTGGGACTTCAGAGGAAAGGTGCATACCCGCATCTTCCCTCAAGCTTCCACAGAATCATCATCACTCGATACAAACAGGTCCGGTCCTCCAAGAGAGGCTCCTGCACATGAACCCCCAGGAGGACTTGATTCAGCATTTAGCTGTGGGTGTCCCCAACCTTCCCCACCTTGCATTGACTCCACCTTTAGCAAGCCTCCATCATTTTCTTTTGCAACACGCCAACTTCTCAAATGCAACCTCCCCTTCTGACATCCACCCAGCTCAGCTCACTCACTCCCTGGGCTTCCCTCATCACCTTCAGCCTTCTGCCTTCCCGCTCTCTTCACTGTTTCCCTCCATCCTTCTTGCTCATCACCCCATCCCTCtcctccctcctcttcctcctcctccagcgGCCGCCTTTCCCGCAAACCATCTCTCCACACTTGTGCCGCAGCCTTTCATGGACAGAGCATGGCCACTGAGGTTCCAACAGAAAGCCTTGTGA